A portion of the Acidisarcina polymorpha genome contains these proteins:
- a CDS encoding alkaline phosphatase family protein, with translation MSINRRDFLRRAASVSAAAAIAPAVADAHLAAEAQTATPLPSPGASGIDHIVIVMMENRSFDHLLGWLPGSNGRQAGLVYQDSQGIGHPTQRLTDFVGCAHPDPDHSYTGGRSEVNGGKMDGWLRTTTNDNFCIGYYTEDQLPFLSGFARNFTTLDNYFASILGPTFPNRIFSYAGQTDRLSNTVDLSDLPTIFDSLQHAGVSCKYYFSNVPFLALWGLKYVDISGIYDEFLLDAFFGNLPSVSFLDPKYTILDDGEGNDDHPHADIRAGEAFLSQVYHALSRSPVWKNTVLVVNRDEWGGFYDTVPPPRAAAPNQVDTDLVNGKALLGCRVPVVVASPFSSGTPAKPRINSLVYDHTSVLKLIEWRFGLAPLTRRDASNDVANLAYALDFQNPNFHPPSLPEPSAPAPTPCGLESILPLTAEAAPLTSTQRELAGKDNESYDFYDLLVSERTNGWPIPSTVKPFTRPKS, from the coding sequence ATGAGCATCAATCGCAGAGATTTCCTGCGCCGGGCCGCATCGGTGTCCGCGGCGGCAGCAATCGCGCCGGCCGTTGCCGACGCTCACCTGGCGGCAGAGGCGCAGACTGCTACCCCGCTTCCTTCCCCCGGCGCCTCGGGTATAGACCACATCGTGATCGTGATGATGGAAAACCGGAGCTTTGATCATCTGCTGGGCTGGCTACCCGGCAGCAATGGACGCCAGGCAGGCCTGGTGTATCAGGATAGCCAGGGGATCGGGCATCCGACTCAGCGTCTGACTGACTTCGTCGGCTGTGCCCATCCCGATCCGGACCACTCTTATACGGGCGGCCGTTCAGAGGTCAATGGCGGCAAAATGGACGGCTGGCTGCGCACGACCACGAACGATAATTTCTGCATCGGCTACTACACCGAAGACCAGCTTCCCTTCCTGAGTGGGTTTGCCCGCAATTTCACCACACTCGACAATTACTTCGCATCGATCCTAGGGCCTACATTTCCCAATCGCATCTTTTCCTATGCGGGACAAACCGATCGCCTGTCGAATACCGTCGACCTTTCCGATCTGCCGACGATTTTTGACAGCTTGCAGCACGCAGGCGTCAGCTGCAAATACTATTTTTCGAACGTCCCGTTTCTGGCCCTGTGGGGTCTGAAATACGTAGATATTTCAGGCATCTACGATGAATTCTTGCTAGACGCCTTCTTCGGCAACCTTCCCTCTGTGAGCTTCCTCGACCCAAAATACACGATCCTAGACGATGGAGAAGGAAACGATGACCATCCTCATGCCGACATTCGCGCCGGCGAGGCCTTCCTGAGCCAGGTCTATCATGCGCTGTCGCGAAGCCCGGTGTGGAAGAACACCGTGTTGGTGGTGAATCGCGATGAATGGGGTGGATTTTACGATACGGTCCCGCCTCCACGGGCCGCGGCACCCAATCAGGTTGATACCGACCTGGTGAATGGCAAAGCTCTGCTTGGATGCCGGGTGCCGGTCGTGGTCGCGTCGCCTTTCAGCAGCGGAACTCCAGCCAAACCTCGCATCAACTCGTTAGTGTATGACCACACATCGGTGCTCAAACTGATCGAATGGCGCTTCGGCCTGGCGCCGCTCACCCGCCGCGATGCCTCGAACGATGTCGCCAATCTGGCTTACGCCCTGGATTTTCAAAATCCCAACTTCCATCCACCATCGCTGCCCGAGCCGAGCGCCCCTGCACCGACGCCTTGCGGACTGGAGAGCATCCTTCCGCTTACCGCAGAGGCGGCCCCCCTTACCAGCACACAGCGTGAACTGGCGGGGAAAGACAACGAGAGTTATGACTTCTACGATCTGCTGGTGAGCGAGCGCACAAATGGCTGGCCCATTCCCTCTACGGTCAAACCATTCACCAGACCGAAATCGTAA
- a CDS encoding DinB family protein, translated as MENDLVQSIALLSRTPRTLDALLRDLPGIWTSANEGEETWSVVDVIGHLIDGEKVNWMPRAKMILQYGNKREFEPFDRMRYLREDQGRSLDGLLDEFAQLRSENLVQLGALSLSREDLNLRGRHPVFGEVTLAQLLATWATHDLTHLHQISRVIAHQNREAVGPWNQYLGVLHCSGHSSG; from the coding sequence ATGGAAAATGATCTCGTCCAGTCGATCGCTCTACTCTCACGTACCCCCAGGACGCTCGACGCGCTCTTAAGAGACCTCCCAGGCATATGGACGTCGGCAAATGAAGGAGAAGAGACATGGAGTGTCGTTGACGTCATTGGTCACCTGATCGATGGGGAGAAGGTGAATTGGATGCCACGGGCGAAGATGATTTTGCAGTACGGCAACAAGCGGGAATTTGAGCCATTCGACCGCATGAGGTATCTACGCGAAGATCAAGGCAGGTCACTCGATGGACTACTGGATGAGTTCGCTCAACTGCGCTCGGAAAATCTGGTTCAACTGGGGGCGCTCAGTCTTAGCCGAGAGGATCTCAACCTGCGTGGACGGCACCCTGTTTTCGGAGAGGTGACTCTCGCTCAGCTACTAGCGACCTGGGCGACTCATGACTTGACGCACTTACATCAGATCTCGAGAGTCATCGCCCACCAAAACAGGGAAGCGGTCGGACCCTGGAATCAATATCTTGGCGTGCTGCACTGTTCCGGACACAGCTCCGGATAA
- a CDS encoding TetR/AcrR family transcriptional regulator, translated as MVKTGSSLKKGDQTRRRIIEKSAPIFNQHGYAGTSMSELMAATGLEKGGIYRHFKSKRSLAGAAFDYAWEAVKIPRHQGIESCTSSLEKLLLLVRNFVEEPVKAIPGGCPLLNTAVDSDDGDSLLRSKVSSALAQWRAKISGLVREGQRDGELRKEVDPDSVAVLLIASLEGSVMMSRLEKSREPLRTVGKHLGEYLASLAVRTD; from the coding sequence ATGGTGAAGACTGGTTCTTCCCTTAAGAAGGGCGATCAAACAAGGCGGCGGATCATTGAGAAGTCCGCGCCTATTTTCAACCAGCACGGGTACGCTGGTACTTCTATGTCCGAGTTAATGGCTGCGACCGGTCTGGAAAAGGGCGGCATCTATCGCCACTTCAAGAGCAAGCGATCGCTTGCAGGGGCGGCGTTTGATTACGCGTGGGAGGCGGTGAAGATCCCCCGCCACCAGGGCATCGAGAGCTGCACCAGCAGCCTGGAAAAGCTCTTGCTGCTCGTCAGAAATTTTGTAGAAGAGCCAGTCAAGGCGATTCCGGGAGGCTGCCCTCTGCTCAATACCGCAGTTGACAGTGACGACGGAGATTCGTTGCTGCGCAGCAAAGTCAGTTCCGCACTCGCTCAGTGGCGGGCGAAGATCTCCGGATTAGTGCGAGAGGGACAGAGGGATGGCGAGCTGCGCAAGGAGGTCGATCCCGACTCTGTCGCCGTTCTGTTGATCGCGAGCCTTGAAGGCTCGGTCATGATGAGCCGTCTGGAAAAATCTCGCGAGCCGCTGCGTACTGTTGGAAAACATCTCGGCGAGTATCTGGCGTCGCTCGCGGTCCGGACTGATTGA
- a CDS encoding DHA2 family efflux MFS transporter permease subunit — protein MATTTMEVVAAPAVGGAKQVNPWAVALTVTLATFMELLDTSIANVSLPHIAGGLGRSFDETTWVLTSYLVANAVVLPMSAWLSRVFGRKRYYMISVGLFTATSFLCGIAPSLNFLVIFRVLQGIGGGGLAPVEQAILVDTFPATKRAAAFALYSVAIVTAPAIGPPLGGWITDSFSWRWVFFINVPIGLISLFLTNRLVSDPPAFKAEVAEAKRLGRLRIDYIGITLIALGFACLEVVLDRGQIDDWFGSRFISGMFIAAILALGFAIWWELRTPDPVVELALLSERNFAISNVFYFLFGFVLFGSTTMIPELLQSLYGYTATDAGLVLGPGAAVITVLAPMVAILTQKGKVKPRWLIAFSFAVVSASMFYYSSFTLQTDYFHFALARALQGFGYAFLFVPVSVLAYSYLPPAKNNKGSSLTNLFRNWGGSFGVAFITTVHERRTDLNSDRLSRTADSASPLFHARIDALTKSFEHLGFSHANASQHAQGMLYNQLNQQASMLGYMDCFRMMAVFSLIGIPLAFMTRSFRPGGGSAGGH, from the coding sequence TTGGCTACCACGACGATGGAAGTTGTCGCTGCTCCCGCGGTTGGGGGTGCGAAACAAGTGAATCCTTGGGCCGTGGCTCTGACGGTGACTCTGGCCACGTTCATGGAACTGCTAGACACCTCAATTGCAAACGTGTCCTTGCCACATATCGCGGGAGGACTTGGGCGCAGCTTCGATGAGACAACCTGGGTACTGACGTCCTACCTGGTTGCGAACGCGGTCGTTTTGCCGATGAGCGCGTGGTTGAGCCGGGTCTTCGGGCGGAAGCGCTACTACATGATCAGCGTGGGACTTTTCACCGCCACGTCGTTTCTTTGCGGCATCGCTCCGAGCTTAAATTTTCTAGTGATCTTCCGCGTTCTGCAGGGGATCGGCGGAGGCGGCCTCGCTCCCGTCGAGCAAGCAATCCTGGTCGACACCTTTCCAGCTACGAAGCGAGCGGCTGCCTTCGCTCTCTACAGCGTCGCCATCGTGACGGCTCCAGCAATCGGGCCTCCGTTGGGTGGCTGGATCACGGACAGCTTTTCGTGGCGTTGGGTATTCTTCATCAATGTCCCAATCGGTCTCATCTCTTTATTTCTTACCAACCGGCTCGTGAGCGATCCTCCGGCTTTCAAAGCCGAAGTTGCCGAAGCAAAACGACTGGGTAGACTTCGTATCGACTACATCGGCATTACTCTGATCGCGCTTGGTTTTGCCTGCTTAGAAGTGGTCTTGGATCGCGGTCAGATCGACGACTGGTTTGGCAGCCGCTTCATCTCCGGCATGTTTATCGCGGCGATTCTTGCGCTTGGCTTCGCCATCTGGTGGGAGTTACGAACTCCGGATCCGGTCGTCGAACTTGCTCTGCTTAGTGAGCGCAATTTCGCCATTTCCAATGTCTTTTATTTCCTCTTCGGCTTTGTCCTATTCGGCAGCACAACCATGATTCCCGAACTGCTGCAAAGTCTCTATGGGTATACCGCGACCGATGCGGGGCTGGTGCTGGGCCCGGGAGCGGCAGTCATCACCGTGCTTGCGCCAATGGTCGCCATCCTGACGCAGAAAGGAAAAGTGAAGCCGCGCTGGCTGATTGCTTTCAGTTTCGCTGTCGTCTCGGCGTCGATGTTCTACTACAGCAGCTTTACCTTACAAACCGACTACTTTCATTTCGCACTGGCGCGTGCGCTCCAGGGCTTCGGCTACGCTTTTCTGTTTGTCCCGGTGAGTGTGCTCGCCTATTCCTATCTGCCGCCGGCTAAGAACAACAAGGGCTCGAGCCTTACCAATCTGTTTCGAAACTGGGGTGGCAGCTTCGGGGTAGCGTTTATAACCACCGTTCACGAGCGCCGCACCGACCTGAACAGCGACCGGCTCTCGCGCACAGCCGACAGCGCATCGCCGCTGTTTCACGCGCGTATCGACGCGCTCACCAAGAGCTTCGAACATCTGGGTTTTTCCCACGCAAATGCATCGCAGCACGCACAAGGTATGCTCTATAACCAACTCAATCAACAGGCAAGCATGCTGGGATATATGGACTGCTTTCGCATGATGGCGGTGTTTTCGCTGATCGGCATTCCGCTCGCGTTCATGACTCGCAGCTTCCGGCCCGGGGGAGGGTCTGCGGGTGGTCACTGA
- a CDS encoding riboflavin synthase, which translates to MFTGLIETTGSIVSVEQRAGSQRIAIDAPGLASKLHVGDSIAVSGVCLTALDIAPPLFHADLAAETVARTSLTALAPGSAVNLELPTPAGTPLGGHVVQGHVDGTGTLLSLAQIDAGANSEVADWWLRIAVPEGISRYVVEKGSIAIEGISLTVARFDRGTQEGDIVSVAIIPHTYASTNLHTLKAGQPVNLEADVLIKFAEERLQRQQQNADDITLEFLVANGY; encoded by the coding sequence ATGTTCACCGGCCTGATCGAAACTACCGGCTCCATCGTCTCCGTCGAGCAGCGCGCAGGATCGCAGCGGATCGCCATTGACGCTCCTGGCCTGGCCTCGAAGCTGCACGTCGGGGACAGCATAGCGGTGAGTGGCGTCTGCCTAACGGCGCTCGATATCGCCCCTCCGCTGTTTCACGCCGACCTGGCGGCAGAAACCGTCGCTCGCACTTCCCTGACGGCGCTCGCACCAGGATCCGCAGTCAATCTCGAACTACCGACCCCGGCGGGTACTCCGCTGGGGGGACATGTCGTTCAAGGCCACGTGGACGGCACTGGCACACTGCTGTCGCTGGCGCAAATCGATGCTGGAGCCAATTCGGAGGTGGCGGATTGGTGGCTCCGGATCGCAGTCCCGGAAGGTATCTCACGCTACGTGGTTGAAAAAGGCTCGATCGCGATAGAAGGCATCAGCCTAACGGTTGCCAGGTTCGATCGCGGAACTCAGGAAGGCGACATCGTGAGCGTCGCAATTATTCCCCACACCTATGCCTCAACCAATCTTCACACGCTCAAAGCAGGCCAGCCTGTGAACCTTGAGGCTGACGTGTTGATCAAGTTTGCCGAGGAGCGCCTACAGCGGCAACAACAGAATGCAGACGACATTACCCTCGAGTTTCTGGTCGCCAACGGCTATTAG
- the ribD gene encoding bifunctional diaminohydroxyphosphoribosylaminopyrimidine deaminase/5-amino-6-(5-phosphoribosylamino)uracil reductase RibD, with protein sequence MVDLSSKSPESRHEHWMAQALTLAGRGVGLASPNPTVGCVIVQDGRLIGTGFHEYERRDHAEVVALREAGELARGATAYVTLEPCSHYGRTGPCADALIAAGVGSVVVATADANPTVHGRGMERLRQAGIDVTVGILETSARRLNDAFAKYISTGFPYVTIKSAMTLDGRIAPPASSRIRGEIAWITGPESRQQVQLLRHSVDAVITGIGTVLSDDPLLTDRSGLPRRRPLLRIVLDSELRLPLESKLVQSAKDDLLVICTNPCLQTGAHASANSQIHEQRIAALAAAGVTVKQIIPDPGKTSPALPELLRQLGEMQITSVMVEAGSGVNASFLDAALVDRLFLFYAPSMLGADGLPLIEKAPSQKPGVRDFTLHRYGSDFAFEGRLTDPWPVQSNLPDRLL encoded by the coding sequence GTGGTTGACCTCTCCTCTAAATCCCCGGAAAGCCGGCATGAACATTGGATGGCGCAAGCCCTCACCTTGGCAGGTCGAGGCGTAGGGCTGGCTTCGCCTAACCCCACAGTTGGTTGTGTCATTGTGCAAGATGGACGCCTGATCGGGACGGGTTTTCACGAATATGAGCGTCGAGATCACGCCGAAGTCGTCGCACTCCGCGAAGCTGGCGAGCTTGCCCGCGGCGCAACTGCTTATGTGACTCTCGAACCATGTTCGCATTACGGACGAACCGGCCCATGCGCCGACGCTCTGATCGCGGCCGGCGTCGGCAGCGTCGTAGTCGCCACCGCCGATGCAAATCCGACCGTCCATGGCCGGGGGATGGAGAGGCTTCGGCAAGCCGGGATTGATGTCACGGTCGGGATCCTGGAGACTTCCGCCCGGCGATTGAACGATGCCTTTGCCAAATACATCTCGACCGGCTTCCCCTACGTGACCATTAAATCCGCTATGACGCTGGACGGCCGCATCGCCCCACCGGCTTCTTCCCGGATCAGAGGAGAAATTGCCTGGATTACAGGGCCGGAATCGCGGCAGCAGGTTCAGTTGCTGCGACACTCGGTCGATGCTGTGATTACCGGCATCGGCACCGTCCTCAGTGACGATCCGCTGCTCACTGATCGCAGCGGCCTTCCGCGGCGGCGGCCATTGTTGCGGATCGTGCTTGATTCCGAACTGCGTCTGCCGCTGGAATCGAAGCTGGTGCAGTCGGCGAAAGACGATCTGCTCGTCATTTGCACCAACCCATGCCTTCAGACTGGGGCGCACGCTAGTGCAAATTCCCAAATCCATGAACAACGCATCGCCGCTCTCGCCGCAGCCGGAGTGACCGTCAAGCAGATCATTCCTGATCCTGGCAAGACATCTCCCGCACTGCCCGAGCTACTCCGCCAATTAGGCGAGATGCAAATCACCAGCGTCATGGTGGAGGCGGGATCGGGAGTCAACGCCAGCTTTCTTGACGCTGCTTTGGTGGATCGTCTTTTTCTCTTTTACGCGCCGTCGATGCTCGGAGCCGACGGTCTACCCTTGATCGAGAAGGCCCCGTCACAGAAGCCAGGTGTCCGCGATTTTACGCTGCATCGCTACGGCAGCGACTTCGCCTTCGAAGGCCGGCTGACCGATCCCTGGCCAGTTCAAAGTAATCTTCCTGATCGTTTACTCTGA
- the ftsY gene encoding signal recognition particle-docking protein FtsY, whose translation MIQTLFGSLNEPEKKSIFDRMKQAVTKTRDSLGEKIEGVIALTREVDESSLEELEMVLISSDIGVATSSEVITALRERAKRQGIRDGAELKQLLKDHLKAILDEHQKPTAKIAPPLVIMLVGVNGTGKTTTTGKLAAYFRRDAKTVLLCAADTFRAAAIEQLQVWGERSGVEMIKTKQGGDPSAVLYDAMQAAKARSTDVLIVDTAGRLHTKNSLMAELDKMRRTAQRIVPSAPHEVLLVMDATTGQNGLQQARLFTESAGVTGIVLTKLDGTAKGGIAIAIARELNLPVRYVGVGEKIDDLLPFDSEAFVESMIGG comes from the coding sequence ATGATTCAAACCCTTTTTGGCAGCCTGAACGAACCCGAGAAGAAATCGATCTTCGACCGCATGAAACAGGCGGTCACTAAGACTCGCGACAGCCTGGGCGAAAAAATTGAAGGCGTCATCGCCCTCACCCGCGAAGTCGACGAGAGCTCCCTCGAAGAACTCGAAATGGTGCTGATCTCGTCCGACATTGGGGTCGCCACCAGCAGCGAGGTCATTACCGCGCTCCGCGAACGAGCCAAGCGGCAAGGCATCCGGGACGGCGCTGAGTTAAAGCAATTATTGAAGGATCATCTCAAAGCCATTCTTGATGAACACCAGAAACCCACCGCCAAAATCGCCCCTCCGCTGGTCATTATGCTGGTCGGCGTGAACGGCACCGGAAAAACCACCACCACCGGCAAGCTCGCGGCCTACTTTCGCCGGGACGCAAAAACGGTGCTACTCTGCGCGGCCGATACCTTCCGCGCGGCCGCGATCGAGCAGCTCCAAGTCTGGGGCGAACGCAGCGGCGTCGAGATGATCAAGACCAAGCAGGGGGGCGATCCGTCGGCTGTGCTCTACGACGCCATGCAGGCGGCTAAAGCGCGTTCCACCGATGTGCTGATCGTAGACACCGCCGGCCGGCTGCACACCAAGAACAGCCTGATGGCGGAACTCGACAAGATGCGCCGGACCGCGCAGCGTATTGTGCCGTCGGCTCCTCATGAGGTGCTGCTGGTCATGGACGCCACCACCGGTCAGAATGGGCTGCAGCAGGCCCGGCTTTTTACTGAATCCGCCGGAGTCACCGGCATCGTTTTGACCAAGCTTGACGGCACGGCCAAAGGCGGCATCGCCATCGCCATCGCCCGCGAGCTGAATCTGCCCGTCCGCTACGTGGGTGTCGGCGAGAAGATCGATGACCTGCTGCCTTTCGATAGCGAGGCCTTTGTGGAGTCGATGATTGGTGGTTGA
- a CDS encoding TCR/Tet family MFS transporter, producing the protein MATPRDDAQEVLPDPLATEPEFLVGVDGPLPTPQIPKGRRAAATFIFLTVALDMLAMGMIAPVLPRLITNFLNGDTVNAAQMLGIFGTLFAAMQFFFSPVLGSLSDRFGRRPVVLLSNFGLGFDYMLMAWAPALDWLFVGRVISGLTASSIPTAMAYMADVTPREKRAAAFGMLNAAFGMGFVLGPALGGVLGNVNPRLPFWVAGGLSLINGMYGLFILPESLAKEHRSPFSWKRANPVGSLSLLSRNRVLLGIAGLLLLGYIAQQSLMNVYVIYADYRYHWTDRTVGLSLALVGIFSGVYGALLVKPVVAWLGERKAMVLGFVGGAVGYSMFGLSATGVLFWAAIPFLNMMSFAWPSAQSIMSHEIGPSEQGQLQGAVNSLRGIAGLFGPGLFTYVFSKSIGLHAPVQLPGTPFFLAAAMLVAGLGLMIVIRQTRTT; encoded by the coding sequence ATGGCGACCCCCCGCGACGACGCTCAAGAAGTATTGCCGGATCCGCTGGCGACGGAGCCGGAGTTCCTGGTGGGCGTCGACGGCCCATTGCCTACACCGCAAATCCCCAAAGGGCGTCGCGCCGCCGCCACGTTTATCTTCTTGACGGTGGCGCTGGACATGTTGGCGATGGGGATGATAGCCCCGGTGCTGCCGCGGCTGATTACGAACTTCCTCAACGGCGACACCGTGAATGCCGCCCAGATGCTGGGGATCTTCGGCACCCTCTTTGCGGCAATGCAATTTTTCTTCTCTCCGGTATTGGGCTCGTTGTCGGACCGCTTTGGGCGTCGTCCGGTGGTGCTGCTCTCGAATTTTGGACTCGGCTTCGATTACATGCTCATGGCCTGGGCGCCTGCACTCGACTGGCTCTTCGTTGGTCGCGTCATCTCCGGGTTGACTGCATCGAGCATACCCACGGCCATGGCCTACATGGCGGACGTCACGCCGCGGGAAAAACGCGCTGCCGCCTTCGGCATGTTGAATGCGGCCTTTGGGATGGGCTTTGTGCTCGGGCCGGCGCTTGGTGGAGTATTAGGCAACGTGAATCCCCGATTGCCTTTCTGGGTCGCCGGCGGATTAAGCCTGATTAACGGGATGTATGGCCTCTTCATCCTGCCGGAGTCGCTTGCCAAAGAACATCGCAGTCCCTTCTCCTGGAAGCGCGCGAACCCGGTTGGATCGCTTTCATTGTTGAGCCGTAATCGCGTCCTGCTCGGCATCGCCGGCTTACTGCTGCTTGGCTATATCGCCCAACAATCCTTGATGAACGTCTACGTCATCTACGCTGATTACCGGTATCACTGGACCGACAGAACGGTAGGTCTCTCGCTGGCGTTGGTCGGGATCTTTTCTGGAGTTTACGGCGCGTTGCTCGTCAAACCCGTGGTGGCGTGGCTTGGCGAACGCAAGGCAATGGTCCTGGGGTTTGTCGGCGGGGCGGTTGGTTACTCCATGTTCGGGCTCTCCGCCACCGGTGTGCTTTTCTGGGCGGCAATCCCATTTCTGAACATGATGTCTTTCGCATGGCCGTCCGCCCAGAGCATCATGTCTCACGAGATCGGCCCCTCGGAACAGGGACAACTCCAGGGCGCCGTGAATAGTCTGCGCGGTATCGCGGGCCTCTTCGGCCCCGGACTGTTTACCTACGTTTTCAGCAAATCGATCGGCCTTCATGCCCCGGTCCAGCTGCCGGGGACGCCTTTTTTCCTGGCGGCGGCCATGCTGGTCGCTGGGCTTGGCTTGATGATCGTCATTCGGCAAACGCGTACCACCTAG
- a CDS encoding NAD(P)H-dependent glycerol-3-phosphate dehydrogenase, with protein sequence MSRIAILGSGAWGTALAVHLSQRSDHNVVLWTRSPAAAAEMRQQRENLRHLPGFALPAALTITSEAIEAVADAEIVVSVVPSEHLRATYTHFAPWLRKEQILVSATKGIEDGTLLRMTEVIRQTLASSALNPPCGVLSGPSFAQEVAAGSPTALTIAFVENAFAAKIQREFSSATLRLYTNEDLVGVELGGALKNVIAIASGVVTGLILGHNAAAALITRGIAEITRLAVACGGRRTTLAGLSGLGDLVLTCTGSLSRNRLVGMELGKGRALEEILTGLDGKVAEGVRTTFAALDLANSHGIEMPITEQVAAILSGRRSPLDAMRELMARPGKDE encoded by the coding sequence ATGAGTCGTATTGCCATTCTAGGAAGCGGCGCGTGGGGCACCGCCCTGGCAGTTCATTTGAGCCAGCGAAGCGATCACAATGTGGTTCTCTGGACGCGCTCCCCGGCGGCAGCAGCGGAGATGCGTCAGCAGCGGGAGAATCTTCGCCATCTTCCCGGCTTTGCCTTGCCGGCTGCCCTGACCATTACCTCCGAAGCGATAGAAGCGGTTGCTGATGCTGAGATCGTGGTCAGCGTCGTGCCCTCCGAACATTTACGCGCGACCTATACGCATTTCGCTCCTTGGCTGCGAAAGGAACAGATCCTGGTCAGCGCCACGAAAGGGATCGAAGACGGAACCCTCCTGCGGATGACTGAAGTGATCCGGCAGACACTGGCCAGCTCGGCGCTGAATCCGCCTTGCGGGGTTCTGAGTGGCCCGTCCTTCGCTCAGGAAGTCGCGGCCGGCTCTCCGACGGCGTTGACGATCGCCTTCGTCGAGAATGCATTCGCCGCAAAAATTCAACGCGAGTTCAGCAGCGCGACTCTGCGCCTGTATACCAATGAAGATTTAGTGGGAGTGGAACTTGGCGGGGCGCTCAAGAATGTGATCGCCATTGCTTCAGGAGTGGTGACAGGCCTCATCCTCGGTCACAACGCAGCCGCCGCTCTCATTACTCGCGGCATCGCTGAAATCACCCGGCTGGCGGTTGCCTGCGGGGGCCGCCGCACCACTCTGGCAGGCCTCTCCGGATTGGGAGACCTGGTTTTGACCTGTACCGGTTCGCTCTCGCGCAATCGACTCGTCGGTATGGAACTGGGTAAGGGGCGAGCATTAGAAGAGATCCTGACCGGCCTCGATGGCAAAGTGGCAGAAGGTGTCAGGACAACCTTCGCCGCTCTGGATCTGGCGAACAGTCATGGAATTGAAATGCCAATTACCGAACAGGTTGCCGCAATTTTGAGCGGACGAAGGTCGCCGCTCGATGCCATGCGCGAGTTGATGGCCCGGCCAGGGAAGGATGAATAG
- the plsY gene encoding glycerol-3-phosphate 1-O-acyltransferase PlsY, with protein MAFLPYLFVAAVAYLLGSIPFGFLLVLLFRKEDIRTKGSGNIGATNVVRSGAKGLGLLTFFLDAAKGYLAVLAAGWILRWFGGMAAVPQDAAAIAALFAILGHMYPMWLRFKGGKGVATSLGVFLALSPVAAVSGLAIFVVVLLIWRYVSLASIVAALVFPVAAIYVSRASRTSMFEVVIVLVPLLVIVKHRQNLNRLLRGTEYRFGKSREQSAP; from the coding sequence ATGGCTTTTTTGCCCTACCTATTTGTCGCTGCAGTCGCTTACCTTCTTGGCTCAATTCCGTTTGGATTCCTGCTCGTACTGTTGTTTCGCAAAGAAGATATACGAACCAAGGGCAGCGGAAATATTGGAGCCACAAATGTCGTCCGGTCGGGCGCCAAAGGGCTCGGTCTACTGACATTTTTCCTGGACGCCGCCAAGGGCTACCTTGCTGTACTGGCCGCTGGCTGGATACTTCGCTGGTTTGGCGGAATGGCGGCTGTCCCTCAAGACGCTGCAGCGATCGCAGCCCTTTTCGCCATCCTCGGTCATATGTATCCCATGTGGCTGCGCTTCAAGGGCGGCAAGGGAGTCGCCACTTCCCTGGGTGTCTTCCTCGCACTGTCGCCGGTCGCAGCGGTGAGCGGACTGGCGATCTTCGTCGTCGTCCTGCTGATCTGGCGCTATGTCTCCCTGGCCTCGATCGTGGCGGCGCTCGTCTTTCCTGTAGCGGCCATCTATGTGAGTCGCGCGAGTCGTACCTCCATGTTCGAAGTCGTCATCGTGCTGGTCCCTCTACTCGTCATCGTGAAGCACCGTCAGAACCTCAATCGCCTTTTGCGGGGGACCGAATACCGGTTCGGCAAATCCCGGGAGCAATCTGCTCCATGA